The proteins below come from a single Gimesia alba genomic window:
- the csrA gene encoding carbon storage regulator CsrA — protein MLVLTRRKDEEILINGNISIKVLSVKGNRVRLGVEAPDDVQVNRAEIQKFLGQFEVDLEKKPECVPVQSCGF, from the coding sequence ATGTTAGTACTGACGAGACGCAAGGATGAAGAAATCCTGATTAACGGAAACATCTCTATTAAAGTGCTATCAGTAAAGGGAAACCGAGTTCGCTTGGGAGTGGAAGCGCCTGACGACGTGCAGGTGAATCGAGCCGAGATCCAAAAGTTTCTGGGTCAGTTTGAGGTCGATCTCGAGAAAAAGCCCGAGTGCGTTCCCGTTCAAAGTTGTGGTTTCTAA
- a CDS encoding flagellar hook-basal body protein encodes MIYGMYLSAQGAEANSVRLDVLSNNMANANTTSFKRDVPLFRMNPPRDEKEGNLSPLPGDLENHTGGISLEAITTDFQNGSLIPTEGEFDIALKGQGFFQVGNRQESFLTRNGALTIDADRRLVTADQGLPILAKDGNPIEIPADAVHVGISTDGLVTPFAKDGQSLGPVGQLAVMMPSSLDSLVKMGNSLYTTEGRVEPSKAPVNISQGFLEASGTNSVEEMMELVSTSRMFESNINMIKLQDESLGRLLQSMPRR; translated from the coding sequence ATGATTTACGGCATGTACCTCTCAGCTCAAGGAGCCGAAGCAAATTCGGTCCGGCTCGATGTGCTCTCAAACAATATGGCAAATGCAAACACGACATCCTTTAAGCGTGATGTTCCGTTGTTTCGCATGAACCCTCCTCGTGATGAGAAGGAGGGGAACCTGAGTCCATTGCCCGGTGATTTAGAAAATCACACCGGCGGCATTTCTCTAGAAGCCATTACTACGGACTTTCAGAACGGTTCCTTGATCCCCACCGAAGGCGAATTTGACATCGCATTGAAAGGGCAGGGGTTCTTCCAGGTTGGCAACAGACAAGAATCATTTCTGACTCGCAACGGGGCGTTGACGATTGACGCTGACCGTCGGCTTGTGACGGCCGATCAGGGTTTGCCCATTCTTGCCAAAGATGGAAATCCGATCGAGATCCCTGCCGATGCGGTGCATGTAGGAATTTCGACGGATGGACTTGTCACTCCCTTTGCCAAGGATGGGCAATCGTTGGGGCCTGTTGGTCAGTTGGCGGTGATGATGCCTTCCTCGCTCGATAGTTTAGTCAAAATGGGGAACAGTCTTTACACAACAGAGGGGCGTGTTGAGCCATCAAAAGCACCGGTCAATATTTCACAGGGTTTTCTGGAAGCATCAGGCACGAACTCGGTCGAAGAGATGATGGAATTAGTCAGTACTTCTCGGATGTTTGAATCTAATATCAACATGATCAAGTTACAGGATGAATCTTTGGGACGTTTATTACAGAGTATGCCGCGTCGCTAG
- the flgG gene encoding flagellar basal-body rod protein FlgG — protein MAIRALYTSASGMAVNDFNLDTIANNLANAGTTAYKQSRANFEDIFYEHFKLPGLQDNQGNLTPTGISLGLGARVQSTEGDFSQGSILPTDGTYDMAIVGDGFFQVNDGTQTLYTRAGNFTLNANGNIVMASADTGYLLEPNISIPQDAINVSISGDGVVSYQQQGSPQIQIAGNLQIARFINNQGLLRQGDNLFAETTASGNPQVGNPGTEGRGLIRQGFLEQSNVEPVRELVELIKTQRNFELNSQVVQAADQALQTVANLRRF, from the coding sequence ATGGCAATCAGAGCCCTTTATACCAGTGCATCCGGAATGGCCGTCAATGATTTCAATCTTGATACGATTGCGAATAATCTGGCCAACGCAGGAACGACTGCATATAAGCAGAGTCGGGCGAATTTTGAAGACATTTTCTATGAACACTTTAAATTACCAGGCTTGCAGGACAACCAGGGAAATCTCACTCCCACCGGAATCAGTCTTGGTCTGGGAGCCCGGGTTCAGAGTACCGAAGGGGACTTCAGCCAGGGTTCGATTTTGCCGACTGATGGTACGTATGATATGGCGATCGTCGGCGACGGCTTTTTTCAGGTGAACGACGGCACGCAAACTCTCTACACCCGTGCCGGAAATTTTACACTGAATGCAAATGGCAATATTGTGATGGCGTCTGCGGATACGGGCTATCTTCTGGAACCGAATATTTCGATTCCACAGGACGCGATTAATGTTTCGATCTCCGGAGATGGCGTCGTCAGCTATCAACAGCAGGGTTCGCCCCAGATTCAGATTGCCGGCAATCTTCAGATTGCCAGATTTATCAATAATCAAGGCCTCCTGCGTCAGGGAGATAACCTGTTTGCAGAAACAACCGCGTCTGGGAATCCGCAGGTCGGAAATCCAGGAACAGAAGGACGCGGACTGATACGTCAGGGTTTTCTGGAACAATCCAATGTGGAGCCAGTTCGAGAATTAGTGGAACTGATCAAAACACAAAGAAATTTTGAATTGAACAGTCAGGTGGTTCAGGCCGCCGACCAGGCGTTACAAACTGTTGCTAACTTGCGCCGGTTCTAA
- the flgA gene encoding flagellar basal body P-ring formation chaperone FlgA — protein sequence MSCLLVICCLSRGGELNAEILRLKAAAVVDSPIVRLGDVADVLNADPEQAARMEQMTLLPAPSKGRTRVITVSEIRGRLQALGVDLSRLELTGKSQVRVTLKEATPTVSQNPVATQQTIQKAEAKVQQALSEWIKVYYPDASAFTVTVRVQPADASLILANRADSFRFPGLNRFADTEQIVGMNLIDAQGTARLVRLFCRIQNVPEILAAKYSLNKGTVIRADDLMWVRPEKNQTGITDPRLVIGRELTRTVHQSNVMRSQDLMEVPLIRDGAIVTVYARRGGISVKREMRARGTGGMGDSITLIALEGRDRLTATVTGYNQAEVNYRPASEVQRSAGIQFISGTAEPTGSIQRTGGVRNARGPAIRRGGIRR from the coding sequence TTGAGTTGTTTGCTGGTCATCTGCTGTCTGAGCAGAGGAGGCGAGCTGAATGCGGAGATTTTACGTCTGAAGGCGGCAGCTGTTGTTGATTCACCGATTGTACGTCTGGGTGATGTTGCCGATGTTCTGAACGCGGATCCGGAACAGGCTGCTCGTATGGAACAGATGACCTTGTTGCCCGCGCCATCAAAGGGACGAACCCGTGTGATTACCGTTTCCGAAATTCGCGGTCGGTTGCAGGCCTTGGGTGTGGATCTCAGTCGGCTGGAACTGACTGGAAAAAGCCAGGTACGAGTGACTTTGAAAGAGGCGACCCCAACGGTTTCTCAGAATCCTGTTGCCACACAACAGACCATACAGAAAGCAGAAGCGAAAGTACAACAGGCGCTCTCCGAGTGGATCAAGGTATATTATCCCGATGCGAGTGCCTTTACGGTTACCGTGCGCGTTCAGCCTGCGGATGCCTCTCTGATTCTTGCGAATCGAGCCGATTCATTCCGTTTTCCAGGACTGAACCGGTTTGCGGACACGGAACAGATTGTCGGCATGAATTTGATCGATGCTCAGGGGACTGCCCGGCTGGTACGTCTCTTCTGCCGGATCCAAAATGTACCGGAAATTCTGGCAGCCAAATATTCCTTGAATAAAGGGACCGTGATTCGTGCGGATGATCTGATGTGGGTCAGGCCTGAGAAAAACCAGACAGGCATTACCGATCCCCGGCTGGTCATCGGTCGGGAGTTGACGCGAACCGTGCACCAGTCAAATGTGATGCGGAGCCAGGATCTGATGGAGGTGCCTCTGATTCGAGACGGTGCCATCGTAACGGTTTATGCACGACGTGGCGGGATCAGTGTCAAAAGAGAAATGCGAGCACGCGGCACAGGGGGAATGGGTGATTCAATCACACTGATTGCTCTGGAAGGCCGCGATCGATTGACGGCAACCGTCACCGGGTACAATCAGGCTGAGGTGAATTATCGGCCCGCGAGTGAAGTCCAACGTTCAGCAGGGATTCAATTCATTTCCGGTACTGCAGAACCCACCGGTTCTATTCAACGCACCGGTGGGGTCCGCAATGCAAGGGGACCAGCGATTCGAAGAGGGGGAATTCGAAGATGA
- a CDS encoding flagellar basal body L-ring protein FlgH has translation MKWHTKKWQSLREMQGNSERICQQQGLLAVLREAISLGCIVLFCSSVAQAQSPAVQGAVQANPNTTIRSSQGTSAANDSQQIKSPQIKRQRRTERVAAQVDEFGFSAEPLRLTSSLANTFGQGDLYTNSPKPPLIRDYSLIYVPAPEPIVVKVHDIISILVDEKSSVTVDSRFNRNRTETLKAELKEFMRINEMGNLAPAALDSPKIDTQLQGRLQSTGQLADREGIQYRIAAIVVDIRPNGNLILEARKSIRTNRDVWEYRLTGEIRSKDVNRDNTALSENIANLNIEKHQRGKVYQSTKRPWGVVLYDWFFPF, from the coding sequence ATGAAATGGCACACGAAAAAATGGCAGTCTCTCAGAGAGATGCAGGGAAACAGTGAGCGAATCTGCCAGCAGCAAGGGTTGTTGGCAGTATTACGGGAGGCGATTTCCCTGGGATGTATCGTATTGTTTTGTTCTTCGGTAGCTCAAGCACAGTCTCCAGCAGTGCAAGGAGCAGTACAGGCAAATCCAAACACGACAATTCGATCATCCCAGGGTACTTCCGCCGCCAATGACTCACAGCAAATAAAATCACCTCAAATCAAGCGACAAAGGCGAACAGAACGAGTGGCGGCCCAGGTGGATGAGTTCGGCTTTTCAGCCGAACCCTTGAGACTGACTTCGTCTCTGGCAAACACGTTTGGTCAGGGAGACTTATATACGAACTCTCCCAAGCCACCACTGATTCGAGATTATTCTCTGATTTATGTACCAGCGCCGGAACCCATTGTCGTGAAAGTTCACGATATTATTTCGATTCTGGTTGATGAAAAATCGAGTGTGACTGTGGATTCCCGTTTTAACCGGAATCGTACAGAAACATTAAAAGCCGAGTTAAAAGAGTTCATGCGAATTAATGAAATGGGGAACCTGGCACCAGCCGCCTTGGACAGTCCCAAGATCGATACTCAGCTTCAGGGACGACTGCAAAGTACAGGGCAGTTAGCAGACCGTGAAGGGATTCAGTATCGGATTGCTGCGATTGTGGTTGATATTCGGCCTAACGGGAATCTGATTCTGGAAGCTCGCAAGAGCATTCGTACCAATCGCGATGTGTGGGAGTATCGTTTGACGGGGGAAATTCGCAGTAAAGATGTGAACCGTGACAACACTGCCTTAAGTGAAAATATTGCGAACCTGAATATTGAAAAACACCAGAGGGGCAAAGTTTATCAGAGTACGAAGCGACCGTGGGGAGTTGTTCTGTACGACTGGTTCTTTCCCTTTTAA